The following are encoded in a window of Rhinolophus sinicus isolate RSC01 linkage group LG12, ASM3656204v1, whole genome shotgun sequence genomic DNA:
- the RAB4A gene encoding ras-related protein Rab-4A isoform X1 codes for MSQTAMSETYDFLFKFLVIGNAGTGKSCLLHQFIEKKFKDDSNHTIGVEFGSKIINVGGKYVKLQIWDTAGQERFRSVTRSYYRGAAGALLVYDITSRETYNALTNWLTDARMLASQSIVIVLCGNKRDLDADREVTFLEASRFAQENELMFLETSALTGENVEEAFVQCARKILNKIESGELDPERMGSGIQYGDAALRQLRSPRRAQAPSAQECGC; via the exons attttttgtttaaGTTCCTGGTTATTGGAAATGCAGGCACTGGCAAATCTTGCTTACTCCAtcagtttattgaaaaaaaat tcaaaGATGACTCAAATCATACAATAGGAGTGGAATTTGGTTCcaagataataaatgttggtGGTAAATATGTGAAGTTACAGATCTGGGACACAGCAGGCCAAGAACGATTCAG GTCTGTGACAAGAAGTTACTACAGAGGCGCAGCTGGGGCCCTACTCGTCTATGACATCACCAG CCGAGAAACCTACAATGCGCTTACTAATTGGTTAACAGATGCCCGGATGCTAGCCAGTCAGAGCATTGTCATTGTTCTGTGTGGGAACAAAAGGGATCTGGATGCAGACCGGGAAGTCACTTTCTTAGAAGCCTCCAGATTTGCGCAAGAAAACG aGCTGATGTTCCTGGAAACAAGTGCGCTGACGGGGGAGAACGTGGAAGAGGCCTTTGTGCAGTGTGCCagaaaaatccttaacaaaatcgAATCAG GTGAGCTGGACCCGGAGAGAATGGGCTCGGGCATCCAGTATGGAGACGCGGCCTTGAGACAGCTGCGCTCGCCGCGTCGTGCACAGGCCCCAAGCGCCCAGGAGTGCGGTTGTTAG
- the RAB4A gene encoding ras-related protein Rab-4A isoform X2: protein MSQTAMSETYDFLFKFLVIGNAGTGKSCLLHQFIEKKFKDDSNHTIGVEFGSKIINVGGKYVKLQIWDTAGQERFRSVTRSYYRGAAGALLVYDITSRETYNALTNWLTDARMLASQSIVIVLCGNKRDLDADREVTFLEASRFAQENELMFLETSALTGENVEEAFVQCARKILNKIESGVHIVVFGTQLLELEEVSATIYFYFTQE, encoded by the exons attttttgtttaaGTTCCTGGTTATTGGAAATGCAGGCACTGGCAAATCTTGCTTACTCCAtcagtttattgaaaaaaaat tcaaaGATGACTCAAATCATACAATAGGAGTGGAATTTGGTTCcaagataataaatgttggtGGTAAATATGTGAAGTTACAGATCTGGGACACAGCAGGCCAAGAACGATTCAG GTCTGTGACAAGAAGTTACTACAGAGGCGCAGCTGGGGCCCTACTCGTCTATGACATCACCAG CCGAGAAACCTACAATGCGCTTACTAATTGGTTAACAGATGCCCGGATGCTAGCCAGTCAGAGCATTGTCATTGTTCTGTGTGGGAACAAAAGGGATCTGGATGCAGACCGGGAAGTCACTTTCTTAGAAGCCTCCAGATTTGCGCAAGAAAACG aGCTGATGTTCCTGGAAACAAGTGCGCTGACGGGGGAGAACGTGGAAGAGGCCTTTGTGCAGTGTGCCagaaaaatccttaacaaaatcgAATCAG GTGTTCATATAGTGGTATTTGGGACACAATTGTTGGAGCTTGAAGAAGTTTCTGCCACCATCTATTTCTACTTCACACAGGAGTAG
- the RAB4A gene encoding ras-related protein Rab-4A isoform X3: protein MTSPDARMLASQSIVIVLCGNKRDLDADREVTFLEASRFAQENELMFLETSALTGENVEEAFVQCARKILNKIESGELDPERMGSGIQYGDAALRQLRSPRRAQAPSAQECGC from the exons ATGACATCACCAG ATGCCCGGATGCTAGCCAGTCAGAGCATTGTCATTGTTCTGTGTGGGAACAAAAGGGATCTGGATGCAGACCGGGAAGTCACTTTCTTAGAAGCCTCCAGATTTGCGCAAGAAAACG aGCTGATGTTCCTGGAAACAAGTGCGCTGACGGGGGAGAACGTGGAAGAGGCCTTTGTGCAGTGTGCCagaaaaatccttaacaaaatcgAATCAG GTGAGCTGGACCCGGAGAGAATGGGCTCGGGCATCCAGTATGGAGACGCGGCCTTGAGACAGCTGCGCTCGCCGCGTCGTGCACAGGCCCCAAGCGCCCAGGAGTGCGGTTGTTAG